A single genomic interval of Chryseobacterium paludis harbors:
- a CDS encoding DUF2971 domain-containing protein, protein MNLPLDRKSFTLYNNDLAVEVHEPLPDKLYKYFSINKNSINNFITSKVHFSNPFKLNDIMEGSSQLWNLESFIDEYTLETGNDWQYMFDYISKNIPEDFFAHRGVLCLTDSFDNNLFWPHYTSELGFCVEFKQEMFFDSIVCDNKLLYPIDYKPLERIEFKKFIVRILNGSKMTVEALLPMIYSISVKDVIWNYEREWRLMIKKNDLGKVSHPLRIIDEKQNTTEIDNLQNRNIFFDKDSIQKVIVSTLFFSNSRFSKIEVINNFSKKYYFKSDSLYLFLFFLEIAKNYNDRLFQIDRDVKNNIIVSKLNYKHEVIDITEKYVTLKSHLV, encoded by the coding sequence ATGAATTTACCATTAGATCGCAAATCATTCACCCTGTATAATAATGATTTAGCAGTTGAAGTGCACGAGCCTTTACCAGATAAGCTTTATAAATATTTTTCGATTAATAAAAATAGTATTAATAACTTTATAACAAGCAAAGTGCATTTTTCGAATCCATTTAAGCTCAATGATATAATGGAAGGAAGTAGTCAACTTTGGAACTTGGAGTCATTTATCGATGAATATACACTTGAGACAGGAAATGATTGGCAGTACATGTTTGATTATATCTCTAAAAATATTCCTGAAGATTTTTTTGCCCATCGAGGGGTCTTATGCTTGACAGATTCATTTGATAATAATCTTTTTTGGCCACATTACACCTCCGAATTAGGCTTTTGCGTAGAATTTAAACAGGAAATGTTTTTCGATTCAATAGTTTGCGATAATAAATTATTGTATCCAATAGATTATAAACCTTTGGAAAGGATTGAATTTAAAAAGTTTATAGTTAGGATATTAAATGGAAGTAAAATGACTGTAGAGGCTTTACTTCCAATGATATATTCAATTTCTGTTAAAGATGTAATTTGGAATTATGAAAGAGAATGGCGGTTGATGATCAAAAAAAATGATCTCGGGAAAGTTTCACATCCCCTTCGCATTATTGACGAAAAACAAAATACCACAGAGATCGATAATCTACAAAATCGTAACATTTTCTTTGATAAAGATTCGATTCAAAAAGTAATAGTTTCTACTTTATTTTTCAGCAATTCAAGATTCTCAAAGATTGAAGTAATTAACAATTTTTCTAAAAAATACTATTTTAAAAGTGATAGTTTGTATTTATTTTTGTTTTTTTTAGAAATAGCTAAAAACTATAATGATAGATTATTTCAAATTGATAGAGATGTTAAGAATAACATTATAGTAAGTAAATTAAATTACAAACATGAAGTCATTGATATTACTGAAAAATATGTTACATTAAAATCCCATCTAGTTTAG
- a CDS encoding helix-turn-helix domain-containing protein, with amino-acid sequence MDDEKDVIIAICKYIYQNWISTAESQRDFASKCGVEESTVRRIKNIALGTSKTDYNMSLKTLIKICQKKKMTLEDFFCKYKKIKS; translated from the coding sequence ATGGACGATGAGAAAGACGTTATTATTGCTATTTGTAAATACATTTACCAAAACTGGATTTCAACTGCGGAATCACAGCGAGATTTTGCATCAAAATGCGGTGTAGAAGAAAGTACAGTGAGAAGAATTAAAAATATTGCATTAGGAACATCAAAGACTGATTACAATATGTCCCTAAAAACTTTAATTAAAATCTGTCAAAAGAAGAAAATGACTTTGGAAGATTTTTTTTGCAAGTATAAAAAGATAAAATCCTAA
- a CDS encoding SusC/RagA family TonB-linked outer membrane protein, which yields MKKNFCSLSYLQMAFGFTLLVSGIAIGQERSISGTVTGNDRPLSDVSVFQEGSDKVTMTNKSGFYQITVSGKDPVLIFRYPDYPQQRIAVVDDKPLVNVSFSEKIKGIEEVVLNAGYYRVKEKESTGSIAKVSAKDIENQPVTNVLSAVQGRVTGVNITQNSGVAGGGYDIQIRGRNSLRNLTNSVVDGNQPLYVIDGVPMGGQLNSAFSVSIMPLRNISPLNAISPNDIESIEILKDADATAIYGSRGANGVVLVTTKKGKRGKLGVLLSTTYSISSVGSHMDMMNTEQYLSMRRQAYANDGITALPATAYDVNGVWDVGRYTDWQQELIGKRATGSMTQASVSGGTDTNTFLVSFSHNDQSTVFPGDYHYKTNILNSSFSHSSLDKKFRIEVSNMFSSLSNNVVNTDLTSKALTLSPNAPILYDSNGGLNWENNTFTNPLASLVSTYSNKVLQWNTNVNTLYKFWKDFVFKTNGGINYQNLEEVSLMPSTMYNPAYGITPESSSASKSSNTVFSYIIEPQLSWAKRLGDHKMDILVGTSFQQSTSRQSSMTGVGFASNALINNIGAATTKIISNQITNPYKYAALYARVNYQYKNRYIINITGRRDASSRFGPYNRVADFGAAGGAWLFTKEVLFDKIKWLSSGKLRASYGITGSDFIGDYQFLNTYTIGTVNYNGVTGLYPSRLYNPAYSWEKTKKLEAALELGFLKDRITLTTAFYRNRSSDQLVGIPLPSITGFSSVLANLDATVENRGWEMSLNVNVLKSSALKWDSGINLSIPKNKLISFPGLEGSTYANTYKVGYPTSIVRVFQYEGIDPVTGQYTFKDFNGDGKISSPDDAQAIEKIGVKYYGGWQNQVSYKNISLSFLFYFVKQRNWNYIRTMAVPGTMNNMPEEFVNVWSQNNPGGMIMPYSAGSNAVVNSLTNNLKNSTAAIGDASFIRLKNVQLNYRIESKDKFFKDITLYVQGQNLWTWTKYFGLDPEFSVSGYLPPLKTFAFGMQLNF from the coding sequence ATGAAAAAAAACTTTTGCAGCCTAAGCTATCTTCAAATGGCTTTTGGCTTCACATTGCTCGTCTCGGGTATTGCAATAGGGCAGGAGCGGAGTATTTCCGGTACTGTCACGGGGAATGACCGGCCTTTAAGTGATGTTTCCGTGTTTCAGGAAGGGAGCGATAAGGTCACTATGACCAACAAAAGCGGATTTTATCAGATAACAGTTTCAGGGAAAGACCCCGTCCTTATCTTCCGGTATCCGGATTATCCACAGCAAAGAATAGCGGTGGTTGATGACAAGCCCCTCGTTAATGTTTCCTTTAGTGAAAAGATTAAAGGGATTGAAGAAGTCGTGCTCAATGCAGGCTATTACAGGGTAAAAGAGAAAGAGAGTACGGGAAGTATAGCCAAGGTTTCGGCTAAGGATATAGAGAATCAGCCTGTCACTAATGTGCTTTCTGCGGTACAGGGAAGAGTGACAGGGGTAAACATTACCCAGAATTCAGGGGTTGCGGGTGGAGGCTATGATATACAGATCCGTGGGAGGAACAGCCTTCGTAACCTGACCAACAGTGTAGTGGATGGTAACCAGCCTTTGTATGTGATTGATGGCGTACCGATGGGAGGCCAGCTTAATTCAGCTTTCTCGGTAAGCATTATGCCCCTCCGAAATATAAGCCCTCTGAATGCCATCAGCCCGAATGATATTGAGAGCATTGAAATTTTAAAGGATGCTGATGCAACGGCTATTTACGGTTCAAGAGGAGCCAATGGGGTAGTGTTGGTTACAACCAAGAAAGGCAAAAGAGGTAAATTGGGAGTATTACTCAGTACCACCTATAGCATAAGCAGCGTGGGGAGTCATATGGATATGATGAACACCGAGCAGTATCTATCGATGCGAAGGCAGGCTTATGCTAATGATGGAATTACCGCATTGCCTGCTACCGCTTATGATGTCAATGGGGTATGGGATGTGGGCAGGTATACCGACTGGCAGCAGGAACTGATAGGGAAAAGGGCTACAGGAAGCATGACGCAGGCCAGTGTAAGCGGTGGGACGGATACCAATACTTTTTTAGTGAGCTTTTCCCATAATGACCAGTCTACGGTATTTCCGGGGGACTATCATTACAAGACTAATATTTTAAATTCATCATTCAGCCACTCTTCCTTAGATAAGAAGTTCAGGATTGAAGTGTCCAATATGTTTTCATCGCTTTCCAATAATGTGGTCAATACCGATCTTACTTCCAAAGCTTTAACCTTGAGTCCCAATGCTCCTATATTGTATGATTCAAATGGCGGCCTGAATTGGGAGAACAATACCTTTACCAACCCATTAGCCTCTTTAGTCAGTACCTATTCGAATAAGGTACTGCAATGGAACACTAATGTCAATACATTGTATAAGTTCTGGAAGGATTTTGTTTTTAAGACAAACGGTGGGATCAACTACCAGAACTTAGAGGAAGTTTCCCTGATGCCCAGTACGATGTACAATCCGGCCTATGGGATTACTCCGGAGAGTTCTTCTGCCTCGAAGAGCAGCAACACAGTATTCTCTTACATCATAGAGCCCCAGCTCTCATGGGCAAAGAGACTGGGTGACCATAAAATGGATATCCTTGTCGGGACTTCTTTTCAGCAGAGCACCAGCAGGCAGTCTTCCATGACGGGCGTAGGCTTTGCCAGTAATGCACTGATTAATAATATCGGTGCGGCCACTACAAAAATTATTTCGAATCAGATTACAAATCCCTATAAATATGCAGCCTTATATGCGCGGGTCAACTATCAATATAAAAACCGGTATATAATTAATATAACCGGCAGGCGTGATGCGTCCAGCAGGTTTGGACCCTACAACAGAGTTGCGGACTTTGGGGCTGCGGGCGGGGCATGGCTCTTTACCAAAGAAGTCCTGTTTGATAAAATCAAGTGGCTGAGCTCTGGTAAGCTAAGGGCAAGCTATGGGATTACGGGAAGTGATTTTATAGGGGACTACCAGTTCCTTAATACCTACACCATCGGTACTGTGAATTACAATGGGGTTACAGGATTGTATCCATCGAGGCTTTATAACCCTGCTTACAGCTGGGAGAAGACCAAAAAGCTGGAAGCGGCTCTGGAGCTGGGGTTTTTAAAAGACAGGATCACGCTGACCACTGCTTTTTACAGGAACCGCTCTTCAGATCAGTTGGTAGGGATTCCATTGCCTTCCATAACAGGCTTTTCCAGTGTTCTGGCTAATCTGGATGCTACTGTGGAGAACAGGGGCTGGGAAATGTCGCTTAATGTCAATGTTCTTAAATCCAGTGCATTGAAATGGGATTCCGGGATCAACCTGAGCATTCCTAAAAACAAGCTGATCTCATTTCCGGGGCTGGAAGGCTCTACCTATGCCAATACGTATAAAGTAGGCTATCCTACATCGATCGTAAGGGTATTCCAGTATGAGGGTATTGATCCGGTTACCGGACAGTATACCTTTAAGGATTTTAACGGGGATGGAAAGATTTCTTCCCCTGATGATGCGCAGGCCATAGAAAAAATAGGGGTTAAATATTATGGAGGCTGGCAGAACCAGGTTTCCTATAAAAATATCAGCCTTTCATTTCTTTTCTATTTCGTGAAGCAGAGAAACTGGAACTATATCCGCACCATGGCGGTTCCGGGTACAATGAACAATATGCCTGAAGAATTTGTAAACGTATGGTCCCAGAATAACCCGGGCGGAATGATCATGCCGTATTCAGCAGGCTCGAATGCGGTGGTCAACAGTCTAACCAATAACCTGAAGAACAGTACGGCTGCCATAGGGGATGCTTCATTTATCCGCCTGAAGAATGTACAGCTTAACTACCGTATAGAAAGCAAAGATAAATTCTTTAAAGATATAACGCTTTATGTGCAGGGACAGAACCTGTGGACCTGGACGAAGTATTTCGGGCTTGACCCGGAGTTCAGCGTATCGGGTTACCTGCCGCCGCTTAAAACCTTTGCTTTTGGAATGCAGTTGAACTTTTAA
- a CDS encoding RagB/SusD family nutrient uptake outer membrane protein, which translates to MRNYKKNIYHITGLLLIMLLLLLGCEKMVEIDDPTDQISTPSVFEDTHTADAALANLMAEIRDNSMFSGGSRGMSALLSSYTDDLDGYFINNNNAAMDIYHNQQLAGNTSIESLWRNAYKEIYIANSIMEGVEGSTSIPVKDRQRIAGEAMLLRSLIYFNLYRIFGDIPYTVTTDFSINRNLKRIPENELLAHLENDLQKSSGMLSDEYSVAERLYPSRKVAQLVLAELYLTEHKWQQAELMVKEVIGSPLYVFETDITKVFLKSGKHILWQLKPQNTGDATAEALLYYFNNAAPPSYAMSNNLVSAFSASDLRKQNWMVPVTFNQQTWYSPYKYKSLSPNTTEHSIVFRLEQAYCILAEALAEQGRVGEAVPYINAIRQRAGLTALGQNIPKDAFLNELLQEKRREFFTESGQRFFDLKRFNRLQDLAVIKPNWKSYHKVWPIPLSELLLNPNLNPQNEGY; encoded by the coding sequence ATGAGAAACTATAAAAAAAATATATACCACATCACAGGTCTGCTGTTGATCATGCTGCTGCTCCTGCTTGGATGTGAAAAGATGGTAGAGATTGATGATCCGACCGATCAGATCAGTACGCCATCTGTTTTTGAAGACACCCATACGGCTGATGCGGCTCTGGCAAACCTGATGGCTGAGATCAGGGATAATTCCATGTTTTCAGGGGGAAGCAGGGGAATGTCTGCTTTACTGTCAAGCTACACCGATGATTTGGATGGGTACTTTATCAATAACAACAATGCTGCTATGGATATTTATCATAACCAGCAGCTGGCTGGGAATACAAGCATTGAATCGTTGTGGCGCAATGCCTATAAGGAGATCTATATCGCCAATTCGATTATGGAAGGAGTGGAAGGTTCTACCTCAATACCGGTAAAGGACCGGCAACGGATTGCTGGAGAGGCTATGCTTTTACGCTCCCTTATCTATTTTAATCTGTATCGGATATTCGGAGACATTCCTTATACCGTAACAACAGATTTCAGCATCAACAGGAATTTAAAGAGAATACCGGAAAACGAGCTTTTAGCGCATCTTGAAAATGACCTTCAAAAATCCTCCGGGATGTTAAGCGATGAGTATTCGGTAGCAGAGAGATTATACCCTAGCCGGAAAGTGGCTCAACTGGTATTGGCTGAACTGTACTTAACAGAGCATAAATGGCAGCAGGCAGAACTAATGGTAAAAGAAGTAATCGGTAGCCCTTTGTATGTTTTTGAAACGGATATCACCAAAGTATTTTTAAAATCGGGTAAACATATCCTCTGGCAGCTAAAGCCCCAGAATACAGGTGATGCTACCGCTGAGGCATTATTGTACTACTTTAATAATGCTGCGCCGCCTTCATATGCTATGTCTAATAATCTGGTATCTGCTTTTTCGGCTTCTGATCTCAGGAAGCAGAACTGGATGGTGCCTGTTACTTTTAACCAGCAGACGTGGTACAGCCCCTATAAGTACAAAAGCCTCTCACCGAATACCACAGAGCACTCGATTGTATTCAGGCTGGAACAGGCGTATTGTATTTTGGCAGAAGCCTTAGCGGAGCAGGGAAGGGTAGGAGAAGCAGTACCCTATATCAATGCTATAAGGCAGAGGGCAGGCTTAACAGCTCTGGGGCAGAATATTCCGAAAGACGCCTTTCTAAATGAACTGTTACAGGAAAAGCGCCGTGAGTTTTTTACAGAATCGGGGCAGCGGTTTTTTGATCTGAAGCGATTTAACCGATTGCAGGACCTTGCTGTGATTAAACCCAACTGGAAGTCCTACCATAAGGTGTGGCCAATCCCTTTAAGTGAACTATTACTGAATCCTAATTTAAACCCACAAAATGAAGGTTATTAA
- a CDS encoding alpha/beta hydrolase family protein has product MKVIKIIYIILLFFFSQFKSQAIKKDRLTPGHHNLKYTIIFQATSPDRKWTVFRKAYEENRDTIVLVNHKDPGIVKQYTGIIKYYFTGRSNLLLVRKNTAELIGLGNNGIIKRWDNLVKTEFLKPLNKFIILRQKEALKKDLELWSEDRMIDRYEDIDRFFIKSKQIFFTRREDVKTLLYEQTKPENPIYSTDKEIVDCMWSGNGESAWLEKHKEKRDLAYINRDHRAFHIRNDIDLDFNVAPLIPIGDGSRFLVSFSYTKAIPEQSTHPDIWHAGDRKLEIKFHGGESEKNVIWEPELHRITTTDNKLSEAMDIGNNSYLISFDPYLKQDYIRQVPDFDFYRYNIKEGKHEFIGNGGYTFLCGSTGRFFLSNPGNEWSLYDVNSLRVKKLKVGDQSNAYFSEDDQFILFEVEGGFLRYQTNTGKLVKISLLKGFHPGMISSSKENPKSHYMIAKKSSYDSKKPLLLKMYDRVNDKTAILSYTPRSGKVITLLAPTRQRIETLEQENNQLLSFTAEDYNVPSYISVVENKKTKVIYKSNPDDKLVSRIHSERISYTNSEGVNLTGILYYPVDYKEGSTYPMIVSLYERQSHFGNQYLRDGLFERTEGLNIRSYLENSYFVFLPDIVFGKSGTGFSALDCVNRALDAISGNKAIDFKKMGLIGHSHGGYEVNFIATHSDKFATYASGAGNSDLIRSYFSYNYQFLKPFYWQFETGQYEMPGSFEDHKELYVQNSPIYNVSKINAPILLWTGMHDKNIDWNQVMEFYIALKRNKKDAIALFYPDEAHGFWKRPNQLDLAKKISDWFDYYLKNGKKAEWMNDTE; this is encoded by the coding sequence ATGAAGGTTATTAAAATTATATACATCATTCTGTTATTCTTTTTTTCTCAGTTTAAAAGCCAGGCCATAAAAAAGGACAGATTGACTCCCGGACACCATAACCTTAAGTATACCATCATTTTTCAGGCGACTTCCCCGGACAGGAAATGGACGGTATTCCGGAAAGCCTACGAAGAAAACAGGGACACCATTGTTTTGGTGAATCATAAAGACCCCGGTATTGTCAAGCAATATACAGGAATTATAAAGTATTATTTTACGGGACGTTCCAATCTGCTTTTGGTAAGGAAGAATACCGCTGAACTTATTGGTCTTGGCAATAATGGGATAATTAAACGATGGGATAACCTGGTTAAAACTGAATTTTTAAAGCCTCTTAATAAATTCATTATTTTGCGTCAAAAAGAAGCATTAAAAAAGGATCTGGAATTGTGGTCTGAGGATCGTATGATTGATCGGTATGAAGATATTGACCGGTTTTTTATCAAGTCAAAGCAGATCTTCTTTACAAGAAGAGAAGATGTAAAAACACTATTGTATGAACAGACCAAGCCTGAAAACCCCATTTATTCAACTGATAAAGAAATTGTAGACTGTATGTGGTCCGGTAATGGTGAAAGTGCATGGCTGGAGAAACATAAAGAGAAAAGGGACCTGGCGTACATTAACCGGGATCACCGGGCATTCCATATCAGAAATGACATAGACTTGGACTTCAACGTTGCTCCGCTCATACCGATAGGTGATGGATCACGTTTTTTGGTAAGTTTTTCTTACACAAAAGCCATTCCCGAGCAATCAACTCATCCCGATATATGGCATGCTGGAGACCGAAAGCTGGAAATAAAATTTCATGGTGGTGAATCGGAGAAAAATGTAATCTGGGAACCGGAATTGCACCGGATTACAACAACTGATAATAAGCTTTCAGAGGCCATGGATATTGGTAATAACTCATATTTAATTAGTTTTGACCCTTACTTAAAACAGGACTACATTCGCCAAGTGCCTGATTTTGATTTTTACAGGTATAACATTAAAGAAGGCAAACACGAATTCATTGGCAATGGAGGTTATACTTTTCTTTGTGGATCGACTGGGAGGTTCTTTTTGTCAAATCCCGGCAATGAGTGGAGTTTATATGATGTTAACTCGCTTAGGGTAAAAAAATTAAAAGTTGGTGATCAAAGTAATGCCTACTTTTCCGAGGATGATCAGTTTATCCTGTTTGAAGTTGAAGGAGGGTTTTTAAGATATCAGACCAATACAGGAAAGCTTGTAAAAATTTCATTGTTAAAAGGCTTTCATCCAGGTATGATAAGTTCATCCAAAGAAAATCCCAAAAGTCATTATATGATCGCGAAAAAAAGTTCATACGATAGTAAAAAGCCCTTGCTTTTAAAAATGTATGACAGGGTTAATGATAAGACAGCAATCCTTTCTTATACCCCTCGATCCGGAAAAGTAATAACATTATTAGCTCCAACCAGACAAAGAATAGAAACGCTGGAACAGGAAAATAACCAGCTGCTGAGTTTTACAGCAGAAGATTATAACGTTCCCTCTTATATATCGGTTGTGGAGAATAAAAAAACAAAGGTTATTTATAAAAGTAACCCAGATGATAAACTGGTGTCCCGAATCCATAGTGAAAGGATCAGTTATACCAATTCGGAAGGAGTGAATCTTACAGGGATTCTCTATTATCCCGTTGATTATAAAGAAGGATCTACGTATCCGATGATCGTTAGTCTGTATGAAAGACAAAGCCATTTCGGAAACCAGTATTTACGGGATGGTTTATTTGAGCGTACGGAAGGATTAAATATCAGGTCTTATCTTGAAAATTCTTATTTTGTGTTTCTTCCGGATATTGTCTTTGGTAAGTCAGGGACGGGGTTTTCAGCTTTAGATTGCGTGAACAGGGCATTGGATGCTATATCCGGCAATAAGGCTATTGATTTCAAAAAGATGGGTTTGATCGGGCATTCACATGGTGGATATGAGGTTAATTTTATTGCTACGCATTCCGACAAGTTTGCGACCTATGCTTCAGGGGCAGGGAACAGTGATCTGATCCGGTCTTACTTTTCATACAATTACCAGTTTTTAAAACCTTTTTACTGGCAATTTGAAACCGGGCAATATGAAATGCCGGGAAGTTTTGAAGATCACAAAGAGTTATATGTTCAAAATAGCCCAATCTATAATGTGTCAAAGATTAATGCACCTATTCTTTTATGGACAGGGATGCATGATAAGAACATTGACTGGAATCAGGTGATGGAATTTTATATAGCACTAAAAAGGAATAAAAAGGATGCAATAGCATTGTTCTATCCAGATGAAGCCCATGGTTTCTGGAAACGACCCAATCAATTGGATCTGGCAAAGAAAATAAGTGATTGGTTTGATTATTACCTTAAGAATGGGAAAAAAGCGGAGTGGATGAATGATACAGAATAA
- a CDS encoding DUF6520 family protein: MKKFILPVAIVMIGATSALASNVNKSSSKVPLNGYAFRPAEVIKCIDSHVVCDTEGTVMCTADLGNGPEQLFQKISDTSCPNSLFVRP; encoded by the coding sequence ATGAAAAAGTTCATTCTGCCTGTCGCCATTGTGATGATAGGCGCAACATCAGCTCTTGCAAGCAATGTTAACAAAAGCAGTTCGAAAGTACCCTTAAATGGTTATGCATTCCGTCCTGCCGAAGTAATCAAATGTATCGACAGCCATGTAGTATGTGATACAGAGGGTACAGTAATGTGTACCGCAGATTTAGGAAATGGTCCTGAGCAGCTGTTCCAAAAGATCAGTGACACCTCATGTCCCAATTCACTTTTTGTAAGACCATAA
- a CDS encoding MauE/DoxX family redox-associated membrane protein, with the protein MKKTVTILPHFIAYFFILLFCYASISKVLDFENFQVQIAQSPLLSAYAGIISHSVIITELLIVGLLVFPQYRLWGLYGSLGIMASFTIYIYLIIHYSEFVPCSCGGVLEKLGWEEHLIFNIGCVIVAIISIYILERSKTRLLRTSILVIITLFSCSSLVLILFFSSERMIKKNNNFIRRFPHHPIMEEKSLDLGANSYYFAGISNGRIILGNYTSPLTITEVDESLNRFRQYSVKLDDYDHGFKFLRLYARSPYFYLADGSVPIMYRGITGKPEAKTLSYKKIYFDQLAITDSTHMAFRTFNPNTRVRSLGMIEPVSGKYHLNAEIIKKQKDGIFDTDGQLISDNDTSDHYYIYYYRNKIAKITASGNFSEQNTIDTTNIAKVQSKVLSNGKIKMTAPPFTVNKMATACQGLIFNQSNLMGSYENRDQWKTNAIIDIYNTHSKSYSGSFYVQNRGKNKMIQMFATSKYFYTLIGNEIIRYRYAQAITEDFRKGEAENLTTE; encoded by the coding sequence ATGAAAAAAACGGTCACTATTCTACCCCACTTTATCGCGTATTTTTTTATTCTCTTGTTCTGTTATGCCAGTATCAGCAAAGTACTGGATTTTGAGAACTTCCAGGTACAGATTGCACAATCTCCGTTATTAAGTGCCTACGCAGGAATTATTTCCCACTCAGTGATCATCACAGAGCTATTAATCGTTGGCCTTCTTGTTTTTCCACAATACCGCTTATGGGGACTATATGGTTCATTGGGCATCATGGCTTCATTCACCATATACATCTATCTGATTATTCATTACAGTGAATTTGTGCCCTGTTCTTGTGGTGGTGTACTGGAAAAACTAGGATGGGAAGAGCATTTGATCTTTAATATAGGCTGTGTAATAGTCGCCATAATAAGCATATATATCCTTGAGAGATCAAAAACCCGGTTACTGAGAACATCTATACTGGTTATAATTACCCTATTTTCATGCTCTTCTTTGGTATTGATCCTGTTTTTTTCCTCTGAACGGATGATCAAAAAAAATAACAATTTTATACGCCGCTTCCCACACCATCCGATCATGGAAGAAAAAAGCCTTGATCTGGGTGCCAATTCCTACTATTTTGCAGGCATAAGTAATGGGAGAATTATTCTGGGAAATTACACCAGCCCTCTCACCATAACCGAAGTAGATGAATCTTTAAATCGTTTCAGACAGTACAGTGTCAAACTGGATGATTATGATCACGGATTTAAATTTCTCCGGCTTTACGCCCGCAGTCCTTATTTTTATCTGGCAGACGGTAGTGTTCCCATTATGTATAGAGGCATCACAGGTAAACCTGAAGCAAAAACATTAAGCTATAAAAAGATCTACTTTGACCAGCTAGCCATAACGGACTCCACCCATATGGCTTTCAGAACCTTTAATCCCAATACCAGGGTACGCTCCTTGGGGATGATAGAACCCGTCTCGGGAAAATATCATCTGAACGCCGAAATCATCAAAAAACAAAAGGATGGTATTTTTGATACGGACGGCCAGCTCATTTCGGACAACGACACAAGTGATCATTATTACATCTATTACTACCGTAACAAAATCGCTAAAATCACGGCATCAGGAAATTTCAGCGAACAGAACACCATTGATACAACAAACATTGCAAAAGTTCAAAGCAAAGTATTATCCAACGGAAAAATTAAGATGACCGCTCCACCTTTTACGGTAAATAAAATGGCTACTGCATGTCAGGGTTTAATTTTTAACCAGTCCAACCTCATGGGGAGTTATGAAAACCGTGACCAGTGGAAAACCAATGCCATCATTGACATCTACAATACCCATAGCAAAAGCTATAGCGGGAGTTTTTATGTGCAGAACAGAGGGAAGAATAAAATGATCCAAATGTTCGCAACATCAAAATATTTCTATACGCTCATAGGCAATGAAATCATCCGTTATCGTTATGCGCAGGCGATTACTGAGGATTTCAGAAAAGGGGAAGCCGAAAACCTTACCACAGAGTAG